The Muntiacus reevesi chromosome 15, mMunRee1.1, whole genome shotgun sequence region CGCAGAAGGGTTCAGAGAAGTCTGGAGTACTCTCACGGGTGGGAGGAGGCAGGCCATCCACGGTTCGCGTTAGTTCAGAGGCACACACCTCTGAACTACCGGGGTCAGAGCGGGTGGGAAAGGAGCAGACGGCGGGGTGCCCATGTGAGGGGCTTTCTTTATTCAGGGCTCAGAAATGTGCAAAAGGAAACAGTATCGTTGCGGAGTAACAGCACAATTTGAAAAATtggaaattttaagtttttttttttacctggaaAAGAAACCAGGCAAGAGTTTTAAAGCAGAAGAGCAGGGCCTGGCTTGCCTGCTCTCAGCAGAGCCTCGCGTGGCGCTGGGACGGAAGCTGGCCAGGAGGCCCGCAGCCTGCACAGACCGTCCAGACACGGGCCCCGGATTGAATCTGGGAGTTTAACTTTCCAGTGGGGAACACACTCTTCAATGAATAGTACTGGGGTGACCGGTCATCCATCTAGAAGATCCCCCGACTTGTCAGACACACACAAGCACGAGCTGCAAGTCAAAACCAAACACAGAAGCGCTGGGAGAACGGGAACCATGTTGTGAGTCCAAGGGGGAAATGCCCAACTTAGGCCAAACCCGTAAAGGAAAACCCTGACAAGACTGCCGTGTGTGAGGCTGGTGCAAAGAGACACAAGGGTGTTGAAGGACGGCCTGGGAAAAATACTTGTAATATTTAGAACATACAAATGTTTACCAACCAAACCTGTGAAGAGATGCTTAAGAGCAAAGAGAAGACAGTTTTTAAAACTGAGGAGAAAAGTATATTGCGTCTGTGGACATACATCGTTCATAGGGAAGACACGGGGActgccctgctggcccagtggctgagactgcatgctcccagtgcagggggccaggttcgatccctggccggggaattGTTAATagaccccacaggccacaacttGAACTGGGTGCagccaatataaataaatatgtaacagaagaaaaaaacgGGCATGAAAGAAAAGACTGGCAAAAATGACGAAGATGGAGTTGATGACGTGAAAAAAAGACGAATTCTGTTTTAAtggttttcaaagaaccaactttcgGTCACTGttcactgtatttttttcattctgatttACTCACCAGTCTTTCCTAATTCTGTCTTTAAACTTTCAGGGAAACTGCTTTCGTTGTTTTCCAAGCTTCCTGAATTATTTGCTCAATCCCTTGTTCCAGGGCTTTTTTCCTAATCTTCCAGCATTTAAAGCTGCCCTGTGTCTTCAGAGGCAGCGTTGGCTCCCTGGTGGCTGGTGAGAGTCCTCCTTGTCTCCCTCTGAGAATCGGGCTCCCCTTCCACTCCAGCTCCCGTGCCCGTGGGAGCTCCTGGTGCTGGTTCCCAGGCGGGCCCATGAGGGGGTCTCTTCTGCCCACCGCCTGGACCTTGGCCTCTGCTCGTGACGGGCCTCCTGTCAGTGAGCACATGGGCCCCTGTGCATGCTATCAGGTCGCTCCACATCATAACGTCGGTCTCTGCTTGTAAAGCTGTGCGCCACTCTTGATACCCCACGTGAGCACAGAGCTGAGAAGAGCCGCGCGCCCACATCTGAGGCTCAGTGGAGGCTCCCGCCCCGGGACGAGGGGCTCCCGGCGCTCGCCTTCCCCCGCCCGCAGACACCTGCCACTCCGCAGGTCCTCCTTCCCTGGGCACCGCCGCGTCTGCTCCCCAGCGACCCTGGCCTGAAGCTGAACGTGGGCACTTTCCCTCCGCCGTGAGTGTCACCTCTCAGACAGCTCCTGTGTCTCCCAGAGGTGATGATGGCGCCCTCCCGTCCCTTCTGCATCTTTTGATCCCTCCCAGACTTCCAGCACAGCTGTGACCCTTGTCTCACAAACGACCCGGGTCTTGCTCCCGCCtagtgggctgggggctggggccccTCCCCGCCTCTGGCAGCTCCTCAGAAGGCCCCGCAGGTATTGAGTTCCGACCGGACCGTCCTGAAAATAGTTTGTTCTGCCTGCACACTTGAGTGACACTTGGGTGGGGTAACACTTCTAGCGGGAAGTCATCTTCCTGCGGGATTTTGGGGCCCTGGGTTCTCCGCCATCTCGCCTCCGGCGGGTGTGTGAAGCCTGGCCCTGCGGACTGCTCATCCCCCACATGTGCCTGTTTCTCTTTGCCTAGTTCTCAGATGTCCCCACACTGTCCCCTCTCTCGGTCCTGGGGGAGCGCTTCCAGCCTGGAGCCTTGTCCCCTCTGTGGGGTGCGTGTGCGTGCAGCCTCTCTGCTCTCTCTGAAGACTGCTGTTGGCTGTGGGGCCTGCATGACTGACTCTCCCATTTCTTCCTGTCTCCTTACCTTGGCTTTGGGGCTTTGCTGCTGGTCCTGTTGTTAGTCTTTGCTCTGATGATGCTCTGTGACAGACGACTCTGCAGTGTCCATGACTCACAAAAGCAGACTTCTGTCTGTCTGCTCACAGGCTCAGGTCGGCGGGTTGGTGTGCCCTGCGCCACTCACCCCCAGTGGTCTCCCCGGGAAGGCTGTGCTCGGGTGGACACACGGTCACAACAGGCCCCCCTTGGGCTGCGTGGGCCACCCACGTGTGCTGCCAGCATCCTCGGACCCGCCCCACATCAGAGGGGACCCCCGTGATaccgctgtgaaagtgctgtgggCGTGGGTCTAGGAGGGGGGGCGACGCAGGCCGGCGGGCCGCCCCCGTCTTCCACGGAACCTTTGATTCTGACGCCGCGTGTTAATGTTGGAGGGACTGTGGCCCTCGCAGCAGCCCCGTTCGCTCTGTCCTCTTTCTGCCTCACGGGTACGTGGAGTCCAGGAGCAGGGGCGTCTCTCAGGCTCCGGCCGTGGCCTCCCCTGCGCTTCTCAGATCGTGGGGGCTGAGGCCCTGTCTGCACCCAGGAGCAGGCCCTGTGTGCCGGGGGCAGCCCCGCCAGCAGTCGTGAACTTCAGGGGGTGATCGGGCAGGTTTCTGGCTGCTCTGCATTGGACACCCCCGCTTTGGAGGGCTCTTCTCTGGGGCTGGCATTTTTCCCCAGAAAGGACCGCTCCCCTCTCCCAGGTGCAGGGGGACACTTAGCCAGGCTGCCAGGGTTTTTGGTGCAGAGTGGGAAGAGGGGCTGGGGACTctgctttattcttttccttattttttctttttttttgcttaaataacagaaatgtattgttttGCAGTCTGGAGGCAAGTTCAAAATCTAAGTGTCAGCAGGGCCGGCTCCTGCTGACTGGGCCTCTCCTTGGCCTGTCCATGCTTCCTTCTCCGTGTCCCTCACACTctcttccttctgtgtgtgtttctggctCCAAGAGCCCACGCCCCCCCCACCACACCCTGACCACTTTGAAGTGTCCGGTTCAGTAGTGTTaagcattgggttggccaagaagtcagtttgggtttttctgtccCATGGAGAACCCCGAATGAACGTCTGGGCCAGTCTGCTGTATTCACCTCGCCGTGAAGCCTGCAGCAGCTTCCCTCCTGCAGGTCTGAAACTGTCCCGTTAACCCGcacccgccccgcccccagccctggcAGCCACGGTGCCGGGTTCTGACTCTGCGAATCTGGTGACTCCAGGTAGCTCATACGAGTTGGAGTGTCTTTTTAAGGCTGGATGATATTCTGTCATATGGACGGGCCACACGAGGctgattcattcatccattgatgggcatttgggttgcagCCACTTTTTGGCTACGGTGAACAATGTAGCTCCGAACGCGAGTGCAGAAATATCTCTTTGACTTGCTTTCCATTCCTTTGAATGTATACCCAGAAGttggattgttgggtcatatggtagttctatttttagttttttgaggaatgggGACTGAGTTTGTcttaatccttttatttttagcatGGCACCTACCCCGCCCCCCATGGCACTCCAGAGGGTGACCTCCTGGGCCCCGCAGGGAAGCAGCCGGCTGGCCCCTGGCTGGGCAGAGCGGGAGGGGCTCCGGAGCCCTTCAGGGACAGCCCACCGGGGATGTTCTCTGGGGCAGGAGCGGGGTGCGGCTCATGCAGGATGCCTCCCGGCCTGTCCTGGGTGCCATCTCCCCCAGTGCCTCTCTGTGGGCATTTCagaggggcctgggaggaggcTGACCTTTGGGCCCATCTTTCTTGAGGCACTGACAATCTGGCTGCCTGTTCGGGGGGCCTCCCCAGAGGGTGGGCCGGCTGTGCCCAGCAAGGAACGGGCACTAGCCGAGGGCCGCCACGGCCTCTGCTGTAATGGCCCCAACATGCAGGGGCCAACCCACGCGCAGGAAAGCAGTGCGGGTGCTGCCTGGGTGTCCAGGCGCTGAGACACTGAGCAAGGCCATGCGCAGCCCCAGAGCCACGGGCTGAAGCCCTGCCCCCCACGCGCACTGCGGTCGTTGCGGGGCGCAGAGGGATGGCGGGTGAGGGGCCCCGGGTGCGGCCAGCGCAGACCCCTGTCTTGTCCCCCCAGGTGTGCGAGCCGCAGGACAGCTGGCGCCAGAGCCACCGCCGCTGGAGCGTCAGCATAGATGAGCGCCGGAGGCTGGCCATGCTGGGCCGCGGCGAGAAGCCGGGCCTCGCGGGGGCGCCCCCCTCCTGCAGGGTGCGGGGAAGCGCGGGAGCGCGggtccccccgccccgcccggcagGCCCGCCGGGCCCCGCCCTGACCCCGCCCCCCCCGCAGGACCTCGCGCGGATCGTGGCCCAGCTGGTGTCCGAGGACGTGGACAAGGACGTGCTTTTCCCCCACCCGCCGAGGTCCTCCGAGTCCACCAACGCCTTCCACGCCTTCCTGGTCCGGAGCAAGCCGTTCTGGCACAACGTGACTCTGGAGGCCCCCGCCTCGAGGTCGCCGCCCCCCTAAGAACCGACTCACACCGATGTTTTGTCTTCTGGCGCCTCTCCTGCGGGTACTGGGGAGGCGGTCCCTGCGCCCTCGCTGTACCCTCCAGACAGCCGTGAGCACCCGGGGATAAGAGAACAGGCCTGGGAGGACGTCTGGCTGCCCCCTCCTGAGGACACTCACCCTTGGAAGTCACCTCTGGTTGGGGTTCCTTGTCCCAGCCCAGCCTCGCAGAGGCCACCTGGAGGGTCTGGGGGACAGGGTAGAGTGGCCCTCTAGGATCGCCCCCTGGGCTGCCAGCAGGGGGTGCCCATCCCCAGCAGGGCCATCCTCCTGGGACCCGCAGCGGTGGGTGGCCTGGGAGGGCGTGAGGCTCTAGCAGCTCCCCTTCTGGGCCTGCTTCACGGACAGCTGTCAGCAGCCCAGGTGGAAggggcctgggctggggagcCTGACCCCTGGGGTGACTGGGCACCCACcagctggagggctgcagtccatagagttggatacgactgaggcgactgagcacgcatgcacgtgGGCAGGGGTGCAGCAGTGAGGGGCCATGCTCTTCCAGCGGGTGGAGATTTGGATGTTTGAACCGCTCGGTGCTGGCGCCGCCCAGCCCAGGCCCACGGGGAGGCGATGTGATGGGGAGAAGGCCAGAGGCCGCGGGGGCCAGGGCGGCTCCCACACagagggaggcttcctggaggaggtggcgcTGACCCTTCTCTGCACGGGGAGCTCGTAGGTGGACGAGggcccaggaggcagggagggcagaggaCCTGGGGCAGCTGTGAGGAGCTCGCCCTGGCCTGCATGCTCTCCGCCTTTGCCTCACGTTTGGGGGTGGACAGGAGGCTTCTGGGCTGCAGGTGACAGTGGCATGGGGCTGATCTGGGGAGACCAGGCTGGCAGCGAtagggggcgggaggagggggcggggagggctcaTGGGCCGAGCCCTGGGGCAGCCGGAGGCTGGCAGCGGGCGGGTCCCCTCCTGCACGTGGTGACTGACAGCTAGGGGCTGAAGGGAGCAGTGGGTGGGAGGGGGACTTTGGGCAAAACGAGGtggtccaccccacccccaggcccaggaTGTGGGTAGTGCCCGAGTTCTGGCCTCGCTCGCTCAGAGAGCCGGCTGCTGAGATGATCCTAGCTGCCCATCCTGGCCTCCGGCTCTGCTTTACCTTAAGGCTCCGCACaggttcctcctccaggaagccatccGAGATCACACAGCTAGCCCCCCAGGCTGCGCTTTCTGAGGTCCCCTGAGTGTACTCTTGTTCCAGGCCTGCAGATTTCTCAGAATCCCCAGGATGAGTGGAGGGGCCCAAGgattgtgggggtggggagtagaaCTGGGGGGGGGTGTCCTAAGAGGTGGGAGAGGAGTGGGCTGAGGTCTAGACAGGGCCCTGGGGAGTCTCATGACTGTCCCCCACCTCCTCAAGGACCCCTGATAAAGTGGGGGGCAGGTGTCAGGGGCCAGAACCGGCTCTGCGCCAGTCTCCATGCAGGCCGGGAGGACTCCCTCCAGCCCAAGCTGAAGTGTCTGCAGTTAAGACAGAGGTGACAAGTGCTGTGAGTTCTTTGCCCCAGAGGCCTTACAGGACCCCACGTTTTCACTGAAGACCTGGGCCTTGCTGGGCTCGCCCAGCCGTGCCTCCCGGTCTCGCCTGGGGCTCTCCGTAGGCCGCGGTCGGTGGCGTGAGTCCAGCCCGGGCTGGCCGGCCCGGCGTCCTGCAGGCAGTCTCAGGGCCTCCCGTCTGCACTGGTCTCCCCCGAACcgcacagcagcagcagccgtcGGGGGCCTGGTGGGGACCAGCCCTCTCAGCAGAGCGTGGGGCCTGGGCGCGGCTGATGGAGCCTGGAGACAGCTTCCTTGTCACCCTGGGTGTGTCGGT contains the following coding sequences:
- the TEX22 gene encoding testis-expressed protein 22, which produces MDSRECSLRALLQPSQEKRQPSGPPSPAMAWGSPGAQGSSQQEPQTQDWVCEPQDSWRQSHRRWSVSIDERRRLAMLGRGEKPGLAGAPPSCRDLARIVAQLVSEDVDKDVLFPHPPRSSESTNAFHAFLVRSKPFWHNVTLEAPASRSPPP